The following is a genomic window from Desulfitibacter sp. BRH_c19.
GATCATTAAGCACAGGTGTTATAAAATCAACTGTCTGTACAATAGCCAATGATGGATTTATTTGATATACAGCTGCATCTTCCTTTAGACCAATTAATAACTTATCATCTTTTACTGATGGCAAACAACTTAGTACCTGCTCTAGGTCCGCTGGACCTATCTTACAGGCTCAACCAGATCCTGGAGAATAGGCTGTTAGCTTAAATAATAGTTCTTGTTTCATTCCAACACCTCGACGTTTTTTATTTGTTCTAATATAGCATGACTTTTGTTATAATGGAAATGCATATATAACATGATATCTATGCAGTATGCGTATAGCAAGGAGGTAACACATGGATTTTTCAAACTTAAGAGCTTTCTATCAGGTTGCAACTAGTGGTAATTTTTCCAAAGCTGCCAATGAGTTATTCATAAGTCAACCTGCACTATCTCGACAGGTGGCAGCACTAGAGAAAGAGTTAGAATTACAACTCTTTAACAGGCAAGGTCGTCAGGTAATTATTACAGATGCAGGCAGAAGATTAATGGTATATGCAGAAAAGATTATAAATCTCTCGATAGAGGCAAGAAAGGAAATGTTAGAATTTAAAGATTTGACTTGTGGGGAACTCACTATCGGAGCTAGCACCACCATTGCTAATTATTTTCTGCCAAACATGTTAGCCCAATACAACTGTAAAAATCCTGGAATTATAATTAACTTAAAAATAGGAAACAGCAGGGAAATAGAAAAAATGGCTGCTGAGGGTAGTGTTGAAGTAGGGTTGGTGGCTGGTGAAACAGATATCCTACAACTGTATCAGGAACACTTTGCTGATGACATGCTCTATTTAGTAGTAGCAAAGGATCATAGGTTTATAAAGTCTACCAGTCTTCTGAAACAATTGTCCGAGGAGACCTTTCTTTGTAGAGAAGATGGGTCTGATACCCAGCGTTTATTGAATAATTTATTGGTAAAAAGAAATATCTCACCAAAGAGCAAAATGACTTTAGGAGATACAGAGGCAATCAAACGAGGAGTTATTAATAATATGGGAATTGCTTTTTTATCTAAATACACATTTGAATATGAGCTACAATTAGGACTTCTACTTCCACTCGAGCAAATGAAATCAACACGCCCATTCTTGTTGGTTTATCCTAAAGGAGCAAGGCTCTCTCCAGCAGCATTAGCTTTTTCAGCATTGTTAAAGAAAAATTTCATTAGAATTAATGGCTAACAGACCATTAATTCAACATTAATGAATGCATAGCATCTGTGATTGGAAGTTACACATTATCTATCAAATGTTCAGCTAGGACTCATATATTTTAATTATACAATCCTTATATACATATTCCTTCCATTAGACCGTGTCTAAGTGCCCCTAACAAAGCAGAAACGCCTGTTCGAGACAAAAACAGGCGTTTCTTGTGGATTGGTAGAATATCCTTATAAAAGCTGTGATGCAAGCTGTGCTAAAGTAGATCTTTCTCCTTTTTCTAAGGTAACATGAGCAGCAACAGACTGATCCTTAAATTTCTCTACTAGATATGTTAAACCATTACTAGTGAAGTCCATATATGGATGATCAATTTGTTCTGGATCTCCAACAAGGACAATCTTACTGCCTTCTCCTACCCTTGATACAATAGTTTTTACTTCATGCTTTGTTAGATTTTGGGCCTCATCAATGATAATAAACTGATTAGGGAGGGTCCTACCTCGGATATAAGTTAGGGCTTCCACTTCTACTTTCTTTAACCCAACTAGAATATCTTCAAGTCTCCCTTCTTTATGTGTGCCAAACAAAAACTCCATGTTATCATAGATTGGCTGCATCCATGGGTGTAGCTTCTCTTCCTTGTCACCTGGCAGAAAACCTAGTTCTCTACCCATAGGAACAATGGGTCGGGCTACTAAAAGCTTATTGAACAAGTTTAATTCCTCCGTTTTATACAAGCCGGCGGCTAAGGCTAGGAGTGTTTTTCCCGTACCAGCTCTACCAGTCAAGGTTACTAAAGGAATATTGTCGCTTAACAAAAGCTGCATAGCCATTTTCTGCTGTAGGTTTCTTGGATAAATACCCCAGACATCTTTATCAGAAATCCAAAGGTGCTCAAGGGCCTTCTTCTCATCGTTATAATAGGCAACTGCAGATTTTGATGAGCCAAGCTTATCTTTTAAAACAAAAAATTCATGCGGGTAAACTTGATATTTGGAAAAGGGTTCAATAGAAATGTCGAGGAATTTTTCACTATAAAATTTATCTATAATCAAAGGATCTACTTCTAGTGTTTCATAACCTGGATACAGGTCATTTTGTTTTATAACCATATCAGACAGATAATCTTGGGCAGGAATTCCCAATGTGTCTGCCTTAATACGCATTAAAGCGTCCTTGCTAACAAGATAAACTTTTCGAGGTTTTTCTTTTTTCTGTTCCTCTTCAAAAAGATTAAGAGCAACAGCTAGTATTCTATTATCGTTGTTTATTTCATGGAAAACACCTTGCAAACAAGTAATATGTCTGTGATTGAGTTCAATTCGTAGTTTTCCTCCATTTCCTAGATCGACTCCTTTATCGAGCTTTCCTTTCTTTCGCAGACTGTCAAGGGTACGTGCTATTTGTCGAGCATTGCGACCCAATTCATCAGCCTGTCTTTTCTTACTATCAATCTCCTCTAAAACAACCGCAGGTATTACAAGTTCATTTTCTTCAAAAGCATATAAGGAGTTAGGGTCCTGCAACAAAACGCTTGTGTCCAGCACAAATAATTTTTCCATTCATTGCCCCCCGTATTATGTTATATTAATAATGATATTCTCCATAAATATATAAATTCCCTGTTTAATTTGTAGTTACTTTGTTAAAATATGAAAAGATGTTTTAAGCTTGCTACTATTAGACTTTTAAACAATAATAAAAATAACCCATAAAGAACTATTTTTTGGTAATAATATGTTTGTAAGATCTATTATCTGGAGGATACTATGGAAAGCTTAGAAGAACTAGTACAAAAGCTTGAAAATAGAGGTGTATTAAAAACTTCATCAATAAAGGAAGCTCTTTTAAAGGTAGACAGGATCAATTTTATTATCCCAGAATATAAAGAGTACGTATATCAGGATAGACCACTACCATTAAAGGAAGGTCAAACAATATCCCAGCCTCTTACAGTTATATTCATGCTAGAGCTTTTACAACCAAAAAATGGGCATCATGTATTGGATGTTGGTTCAGGTTCAGGATGGACAACAGCATTACTGTCAGAGCTCGTGGGTGAAGACGGGAATGTTTATGCTATTGAAAGAATTAATTCATTAAAAAAATTTGGGGAAGAAAACTTATCCAAGCTGGGATATGAAAACGTTTTATTTATGGAGGGAAATGGTGCAAAAGGTTGGCCTGAAAATGCTCCATTTGATAGGATACTGGTAAATGCATCGGCAAAAACTATACCCCCTGCATTAACCGAGCAACTTAAAACAGGGGGTAAAATGGTAATTCCTCTTGACAATGCTTATGGACATTTGAAACTACTCAACAAAATTACCTCTAGAAGCTACGAAGAAGAAGTTTATCCTGGTTTTGCTTTTGTGCCATTCATTAATGAATAGACAGCCTCTCTAAAAGATGATTGATAGGAACCGCCAAGCCTACAGGATCATCATTATCTGTATTAGATCTTAAAGTAGCAAACACAACAGCAATCACTTTGCCTTCGTCATTAAATACAGGACTGCCACTACTACCTTTATGAATAGCTCCTTCTATCATTAAAACTTCTTTATCCCACCCATTTAATCTGGTAATTCCTGTGATTTGGCCTTTATTAATGACTCTTGTAAAGCCAAGGGGATTTCCTATTATTAAAACCTCATCACCTGTTCTAGGTGTTTCTTCCTTTTCAAGATCAATAACAGGAATATCTTCTCCATCTATCTTTAAAATAGCTAAGTCAATCTCTGGGAAACTCTCTATTTCTTTTACATGATAAATATCTCCATCAATGAAGTTTACATACACTATTCTGGAGTCACTAATCACATGATAATTAGTAACAATCAAACCCGTTGGCGATATATTAAAGCCTGTCCCCTTGCTACGCATGGCATTAACAACCACTACTGATTCTCTTAATTGCCCTATTTCAGGATTCCCAGCCAATTCTCTCGATTTGGCTAAAAAATCAATGGAAGGGAGCGTGAAAATTTTGAACCCATTACCCAGAATTAACAGTATGAAAACTAATACGGTAACTATACCTATTACCCTAATAGCTAAATCCCTAAGAAATGGGTTACCGACTATTTCGGCTTCCTCCTCATCATCATATCTTTCATTTAATTCTTCAACCAATTCCATATCAATATGGTGTTTTTCGTGATCATTTAGTGGAACTTCCCAATACTTTGATTCTATATTCATGCAAATGCCTTTCCTTAGCCAACCTTTCCTTCTTTCTTCTCTAATAAGTCGGCACAGTATTCTATAATATCACTACGTTTAACAATTCCAATGAAAACATCATTGTCATCCACTACAGGAACAAAGTTTTGAGATATAGCAAGCATTAACAGGCTATCCACTCTTGCAGTAATCTTTACTGGTCTATTTTTAATGTGCCATGGAACCTCAGTCAATAATATTTTGTTGGTATTTTCAAAGCTTAAACCGGGAGTGTTCTTTATCTTCCAGAGCAAATCACCTTCTGTTATTGTGCCTACATACTTTCCTTTTTCATCAATTAATGGAATAGCAGAGTATCTATGGTGCTCCATTTTCTCTAAAGCCTGCCTCATTGTATTTTTGGGAGATAATATTATAACCTCCTGTTTTGGTGTGAGAAAAAATGGAATAATCATACGTAAAAACTCCCTTCTAAGCATAATCAAATTAGATTATGCTTATGAAAATTGTTCATAGCTAACTATAATGATAATGCAAAAGTCTAACTATAACAAGAAAAGCATAGTAAACTTCATAAAAAATTAATATCCAATTTCAGGACTATATTATATGTATCTTATTTCGAATAGTTCTTAATCGGGAATCTTAGTAACGCCATTAGAATAAGTAGTGATATAGGTAATCTAACCTCCCCCTCTTAACATAATAGATCCCAGAAAACTTCATAATTTTACGAATTTTATCTCTGTAGATTGCTGAATAACATGGAGTATCACACTTTTTACAAGCTGGCTTCGGATCCTTTTTGCAAAATTTTCTTTTTTTTATGGCATACAAAGCTAACTCCATACACTCTTTACACAACAAAATATTATGTCCATCAAGGAGGTACTTCTTACTTTCCTCATGGTTTTTCTTACAATATATGTCTATGAAATCAACTAGTATTTTTATGTCCTTGTCTTTATTTGCCATAATCATTCCCCTTTCTAGGACAATTATATAATAAGCATCTTGAATTTCTATGATATTTATCACAGAAAACATAGCTTCATTATGACTATCCATAATATTCCAGAGAACTAAAGTGATTTTTTTTAAAGTATTTTCCAATACTAACTAAAGAATACGTAAATGGAGGAATGTAAATGGCCAAGGAAATGATACACAGATTAAATGGACGTATTAGCTATCATGATTCTGTTCAGAACATGTATGAAAACCGATTAGTGCCTGACGAAATGAGTAATGTTTTTGACCGTATGGATCCTCAGGAAAAGATTCGCTGTAACTTTTGTACTGATGGAGTAAGTTGCCAGCTTTGTAGTAATGGTCCCTGTAGAATTTCAAATAAATCTGGCGCTGAGTTAGGAGTCTGTGGTATAAGCCCAGATGCCATGGCCATGAGGGATATGCTGTTACGAAATGTTATGGGTACAGCTACATATGCTCACCATGCCTTCATGGCATTTAGCACACTAAAATCAACAGCTCAAGGCAAAACCCCATTTGGAATTAAAGACAAAAACAAACTGTATGACATGTCACAAAAGCTTGGAATTGATACATCTGGTTCCCAGGAACAGGTTGCTGAAAGACTAGCTGATTACTTTATAGCTGAATTATCAAAGGATTACCAGGAACCAAGCAAACTCATCCAGGTCTTTGCTCCACAGAAGAGGCAAAAGCTGTGGCAGGATCTGGCCATATTCCCGGCAGGAGTGTTACACGAAATCAAAGATGCAACTGCTAGCTGCTTGACAAACGTTGATGGAGACTATATATCCCTAGCAAAAAAAGCCATGAGGTTAGGAATAGCCTGTATATATGGAGCTCAGATACCGTTGGAGATGGTTCAAGACATCCTTTTTGGAACACCAGTACCCCATGAGGTGGATATGGATCTTGGGGTCATGGATCCAGATTACGTAAACATAGTATTTAACGGCCATGAACCATGGGTAGGTGTTGCCACAATTTATGAAGCTAGAAAGCCTGAGTGGCAGGAAAAAGCAAGACGGGCAGGTGCCAAAGGAATTAGGGTAATAGGTTCTATTGAAACTGGGCAAGAATTACTTCAGCGTTTTGAGATGGATGAGGTGTTTGTAGGGCATACAGGAAACTGGCTGGCAATTGAACCACTACTTGCTACTGGTACTGTTGATGTCTTCGCAATGGATGAAAACTGTTCACCACCAAACCTACACCCCTATGGTGAAAAATACAAGGTTACTTTGGTATCCATCAATGATTTAGTTCGAGTACCCAAGGTTGAAAAAAATCTTGATTACAAACCTCCCGAAGGACTAGCAATTGCTCATAAACTACTAGAGTGGGGAATCGCGAACTATCCAATAAGAAGGGAGCACGTAAAGCCATATGTACCTCAGATGAAGACAAAGGCTGTTGCGGGTTTTTCAACAGAATCAATACTTAATGCTTTAGGTGGAAAACTAGACCCCTTACTGGATGTGATTAAGGCTGGTAAGATAAAAGGCGTTGTAGCAATAGTAAACTGTGCATCTTTAAAAAATGGTCCTCAGGATTGGGTAACAGTTAACCTTGCCAAAGAGTTGGTCAAGAGAGATATCCTAATACTAGCAGGAGGCTGCGGAAACCATGGTTTAGAGGTAGCTGGCATGGCAAATATGGATGCCCTGCAGTATGCGGGAGAAGGCTTAAAAGAGGTATGTAGTTCCCTTGGCATTCCACCTGTACTTCCCTTTGGGACTTGTACAGACACGGGACGAATCTCCATGCTGGTAACAGCCCTAGCAGATGCTTTAGGAGTGGATACATCCGATTTACCTGTTGCTGTTAGTGCACCAGAATGGATGGAGCAAAAAGCAACTATAGATGGACTCTTTGCTTTGGCCTATGGTCTATACACTCACCTATCACCAACACCTCCTGTTACAGGTGGACCTGAACTTACCAAACTGTTAACCGAGGACCTTGAAGGAATAACAGGTGGAAAGGTTGCTATTGGTGATAATCCAGCAGAAATTGCCCAGGCAATAGAAGATCATATAAATAAAAAGAGACAAAAGCTAGGCATTTGAATAAAGTCTAAAGTAAAAAATCGGGTCTTTTATTTTAAAAGGCCCGATCTTCTTTGCTACCACATGTTTATTGGATAACTTACTTCTGGTTAACTACCTCTACTGTGCCTCCAGCTGCTTTAATACTATCAAGGATTTGGCTAAAGTTTAAATTATCACCTAATAAAGGTATCCTTACAATAATGCATATTCCCCCAGGTGAACTTACTTCTAATAGATTCAGTAGATTTATCACAGCTCCTGGTGGAATAAAAATACGAAGTAAAGTACCTGGTAATTGGGGACAACCCTTTTGACGTGCTGATAGATTGTCGGAAGTCTCTATCTTTTTGTCACTATTATAAAACATAGACATCTTTATCTCTCCTTTCAATTATCTAATTTATACTATGAAAGGAGAATATATCTGCTACATTATATTTACAATTTTTAAATTTAATGGTTCATCATCCATTAAATTACTTTAACCTTAGATAGACAGACACTAAATACATTCTGACTAGCTATGTAGTATTCACTAAATAGTCACTCTAGGCATACAAATTCATCGCCATCTAAGATATTTTATACCTTAAAAAACATCTACATATTTTTCAGTTTGGCTACTCGTTGTTCAATTGAAGGGTGGGTACTAAACAAAGAGTTAACATTGATTCTCTTTGATAGGGGATTTACTATAAAAAGCCCTGCATTAGCTTCATTGGCAAAACCATCTTTTTGTGCCTTAGCAGGATTACTATGCTTTCCTAGCTTTTCAAGTGCTGAGGCCAATCCTAATGGATATCCCAACGTATTTGCGGCAGTTGCATCAGCCAAGTATTCTCTATTTCTAGATACTGCCATTTGAACTATCTTTGCAGCAATTGGAGCAAGCACTATTGTTATGATACCAACAATCATAATAATGGGATTAGCTTTGCCTCCCCCTCTTCTACCACCCCTCATGCCGCCAAAGAAAAAGGCATTTCTCAAGATAAATGATAAATACACTAATGTGCCAGCAAGAACAACTACTAAAGTAGCAAATAATATATCATAGTTTTTAATATGGGCCATTTCATGGGCTACTACTCCCTCAAGCTCTTCTCTATTTAGCATATTCATTAGTCCCCTGGTAACTGCCACAGCTGAATTGTCAGGATTGCGCCCTGTAGCAAAAGCATTTGGCACATCTGTTTCAATTACATAGGCTTTTGGTGTTGGGATGCCTGCTGCAATTGCTACCCCTTCAATTGTATGATATAGATAGGGTTCCTTTTTTTTAGAAACTGGCCTGGCTTTTGCCATCTTTAATAGTATCTTATCACTATAATAATATGAAAAAAAGCTACCTACTAAAGTAAAAATAAAAGCAATAGTGGCAAAAACATAAGCAGTTCCAGGGTCTAGCATTATACCTGTGGCATAAACAACAGCCACTATCAAAAAGATAAAGAATGCTAAAAAGACATATGTCTTCCTTTTGTTCCTTTGTATCTGTTGATAAATTCCCATAATATCTACCTTCCTAACTATTGTTAAAACTTAACTTTTACAGCTTGGCGAACTTCAAGATTCTCAACTTCAAAGAAATCAGCTTCCTTAAAATTAAACATATTGGCAAATATATTTGCCGGGAACTTTTGAGTAGCAGTGTTGTAATCCATTACAGAATTGTTATACCTTTGCCTAGCATAGGCAACCTTGTTTTCTGTTCCAGCAAGCTCTTCCTGTAGCATCAAGAAATTTTGAGATGCTTTAAGATCAGGGTAGTTCTCAGATACTGCAAAAAGAGACTTGAGGGCTCCAGCCATCATATTTTCCGCTTGAGCTGTTTCTTTGACTGAACCTGCATTTAAAAACGCAGTTCTGGCCTTTGTTACACTTTCTAACACATCTTTTTCATGAGCCGCATAACCCTTTACTGTCTCGACAAGATTTGGCACAAGATCATACCTTCTTTGTAATTGAGTATCTATCCCGGACCATGCATTTTTCACAGAGTTTCTTAATGTAATCAGCCTATTGTACATAAAAACTGCAATTAGTATAAGAACACCGACGATACCTAGCAATATTTCCATAATATGAGCGCAATAAGGCTCTATTCCCTTATTGCTCCCTCCCTTCTTAGTTATCATAATAATATTAGTATCTCTCTATAATTATTCTACCTTGTCTCATAAGTAATGTAAATTATTCCAAGACATTTAAACTAAATAATTTGTATGCAATATATTACAAATCATCCTCTAGATATA
Proteins encoded in this region:
- a CDS encoding inosine-5-monophosphate dehydrogenase, with amino-acid sequence MIIPFFLTPKQEVIILSPKNTMRQALEKMEHHRYSAIPLIDEKGKYVGTITEGDLLWKIKNTPGLSFENTNKILLTEVPWHIKNRPVKITARVDSLLMLAISQNFVPVVDDNDVFIGIVKRSDIIEYCADLLEKKEGKVG
- a CDS encoding carbon monoxide dehydrogenase produces the protein MAKEMIHRLNGRISYHDSVQNMYENRLVPDEMSNVFDRMDPQEKIRCNFCTDGVSCQLCSNGPCRISNKSGAELGVCGISPDAMAMRDMLLRNVMGTATYAHHAFMAFSTLKSTAQGKTPFGIKDKNKLYDMSQKLGIDTSGSQEQVAERLADYFIAELSKDYQEPSKLIQVFAPQKRQKLWQDLAIFPAGVLHEIKDATASCLTNVDGDYISLAKKAMRLGIACIYGAQIPLEMVQDILFGTPVPHEVDMDLGVMDPDYVNIVFNGHEPWVGVATIYEARKPEWQEKARRAGAKGIRVIGSIETGQELLQRFEMDEVFVGHTGNWLAIEPLLATGTVDVFAMDENCSPPNLHPYGEKYKVTLVSINDLVRVPKVEKNLDYKPPEGLAIAHKLLEWGIANYPIRREHVKPYVPQMKTKAVAGFSTESILNALGGKLDPLLDVIKAGKIKGVVAIVNCASLKNGPQDWVTVNLAKELVKRDILILAGGCGNHGLEVAGMANMDALQYAGEGLKEVCSSLGIPPVLPFGTCTDTGRISMLVTALADALGVDTSDLPVAVSAPEWMEQKATIDGLFALAYGLYTHLSPTPPVTGGPELTKLLTEDLEGITGGKVAIGDNPAEIAQAIEDHINKKRQKLGI